The following are from one region of the Anabas testudineus chromosome 2, fAnaTes1.2, whole genome shotgun sequence genome:
- the si:ch73-174h16.4 gene encoding leucine-rich repeat-containing protein 14, whose amino-acid sequence MVLSLVSLCARVVVSDHSSSPCWLRWVPRELFRPLLEAAFSGCRPLAVGELVQRWPERSLCVGGRRKQGQTSPNRLCIQALLLAVVRGLSDQRCALQVLDLCGLQGDEGGMGDPMGGWSLTVALCTMIVQARAGAQRAQRKEGERERKRFSALERERDIKRERGQWKEASSAGEKNARPSEVLGEEEVIKGVRRRMETERKKESASTGGTGSTKENEEKDIGSDVLVHVRADLFVNARSLERAHMALSTSGPLKLQCRYLRVEEISVSSIRTLLDLLPRRSLLGIDVRYSSLGVAGLAELLPLLSTFPALNSLRLHYCNLDFRRDHPVLEEALKGLSQGLAQLQELRRLSLTALRLPGQLRVLLSSLPQPLEILELPYLSLSPADLAYLSCSHHASTLQQLDLSENRLDEKTLPSIRRLLSQASSSLQHLSLSGCGLTDTLLGLLLPSLGGCRTLKSLALALNPLSMAGLMDLVKMAVRMPSLRQLLYPNPLEDYQPGLPELPSSAHLLDWPLNDTTDINTTSSQLNRVLIDSRRNDLFLTCDLLNYDKDLVN is encoded by the exons ATGGTGCTGTCCTTGGTGAGCCTTTGTGCCAGGGTGGTGGTGAGCGACCACAGCTCGTCGCCCTGCTGGCTGAGGTGGGTGCCCAGAGAGCTGTTCAGACCGCTGCTGGAGGCCGCCTTCAGCGGCTGCAGACCGCTGGCTGTGGGTGAACTGGTGCAGAGATGGCCTGAACGCAGCCTGTGTGTGGGAGGACGGAGGAAACAAGGACAAACTTCACCAAATCGACTCTGTATACAGGCTCTGCTACTTGCAGTCGTCAGAGGACTCTCGGACCAAAG GTGTGCCCTGCAAGTACTAGATCTCTGTGGGCTGCAAGGAGATGAAGGAGGGATGGGAGACCCAATGGGAGGCTGGTCCCTCACCGTGGCTCTCTGCACTATGATTGTTCAGGCCAGGGCTGGAGCACAGAGGGcacagaggaaagaaggagagcgggagagaaaaagattttcagctctggagagagaaagggatataaaaagagagagaggacagtggAAGGAAGCTAGTAGCGCTGGGGAAAAAAATGCCAGACCGTCGGAGGTTTTGGGTGAAGAGGAGGTGATAAAAGGAGTCAGGAGGAGGatggaaacagagaggaaaaaagagagtgCATCAACAGGTGGAACAGGCAGCACAaaggaaaatgaggaaaaagatATAGGAAGTGATGTGTTGGTGCATGTGAGAGCAGATCTTTTTGTCAATGCTCGATCTTTGGAGCGTGCCCACATGGCTCTCAGCACATCGGGACCCCTCAAACTTCAGTGCAGGTATCTGCGTGTTGAGGAAATCTCTGTATCAAGTATCAGGACTCTGTTAGACCTCCTCCCTCGTCGGAGTCTCCTTGGCATTGATGTTCGCTACAGCAGCCTTGGGGTGGCTGGCTTGGCTGAGCTGCTGCCCCTGCTCTCCACCTTCCCAGCGCTGAACTCTCTTCGGCTGCATTACTGCAACTTGGATTTTCGCCGAGATCACCCTGTCCTAGAAGAGGCGCTGAAGGGCCTGTCACAGGGCCTGGCGCAGTTACAAGAACTGAGACGCCTCAGCCTCACTGCACTGCGCCTGCCTGGACAACTGCGTGTGCTGCTCAG CTCTCTGCCTCAGCCTCTAGAGATACTGGAGTTGCCATATTTGAGCCTAAGCCCAGCTGACCTCGCCTATCTGTCCTGCAGCCATCACGCTTCCACGCTGCAACAACTAGATCTAAGTGAAAACCGTCTGGATGAAAAAACCCTGCCCTCAATTCGTCGCCTCCTTTCCCAGGCTTCCAGCAGCCTGCAGCACCTTTCTTTAAGTGGCTGTGGCCTGACTGACACTTTGCTTGGGCTCCTGCTGCCCTCACTTGGAGGCTGCCGGACCCTTAAGAGCTTGGCTTTGGCCCTGAACCCGCTCTCCATGGCTGGCCTCATGGACCTGGTGAAGATGGCTGTGCGGATGCCATCCCTCCGTCAGTTACTGTACCCCAACCCCCTAGAGGACTACCAGCCAGGCCTTCCTGAACTACCCTCCAGTGCTCACCTCTTAGACTGGCCTCTGAATGACACCACAGACATCAACACCACAAGCAGCCAGCTCAACAGGGTGCTGATAGACAGCAGACGCAATGACCTCTTCCTGACCTGCGACCTACTCAATTATGATAAAGATTTGGTGAACTAA